Part of the Brassica oleracea var. oleracea cultivar TO1000 chromosome C8, BOL, whole genome shotgun sequence genome is shown below.
TCAAAAGTGTTTACTATACACAAAAATAAACATGTTTAGGTAAAAAAATTAATTTTTCAAAAAAACATTCAAGCTTTCCAAAATCTAACCCTAAGTATACATACAATACTACAACATATGTTGCAAAACCCTAGACCAAAGAATACCATGATTCACTACCTACACTCATCTATGTTGAAAACAATTCAATTTTGTTATATTTTAATTTATATCACTTAAAACTATTTATAATTACATGATTTTAATTTTTCGCTTATCAAAATATTTTCTTAAAAATTTATAAATTATTTTTAAGATCAGCTACACCAGAAGACTTACTTTGAAGTCGTCGAGACGACTTACTAGGGCTATATTCGTAAAAATGACTTCTGTTTTTTTGTTTGGTCACAAGGGGCTGGACTGTAATTTCACAAGGCTTTTAGGTTAGTTTTGCATTTGATTTAAGTTTGAGTATAGGTTTGAAGTTAAAATCAAGTTGTGGGTTAGTTTTGGCAAATTCCTCAAAAATTATCATACAATCACTATACAAAATCAGGTATTCTATTTGACCTTGTGCTAAGAAAGTAACTAGTCACTAAACTTACCCACTGTGCCACTGTGGTTAGGATTTTTGAGCATCCATAATGTTTAGCTAAGAAAAATATGTAGTTACCACGAATCTGTTAAACACATAAAAAAAATTAGCACAAAGCACATCCATAGAAATCTCATCTTTTTTTAAACACTATAACTTTGGTTAATGGGTTTAATTTGTAGGTGGACTTGATGGGAGGATCCTACGATGCATGGGACAACATGAAGTTTAAATTTCTAATGGCATTCACTACCACAATACTCTCATTGATTTTACTTGGGTTTGATGATCTCATGCATGAATTTTGAATTATTAAATGCTGAAGACGCAGTTCGTTGGGGGCACACTGACTTTCTTCTCAAAGCCAATTCACATCCTGTCACCATTTATTTTCAGCTTTCTTAGTTATATTCACTAGAACAATTCAAACTTTGTTTGAAACAATGGGAGGAGTAGTTTATTGTAGCGTTTTATAGATTGGTGATCCCTAAAATAGACCATGCTTGTTAGGGCTTCTTGGGAAAGACCAGAGGCGTGATTACATCAAGAACTAAGAAGTGTGTTTAAGGTACTCAAGAACAACCTTGGTTTTGATATCTCCGGTGAAGTCACCGCCTCTATTTCGGCCCCTCATGGTTTTCCGGAAATGTGATCCTTCTTACTCCAGTCTCTTCCGTCAACAGCCATCACGGTAAATATGAACATTTTTTCTAGATTAAAAGAAGCATAATTTGTCATGTCACACAAAACAACATATCTCAGTTACGTCAAAGTTAAAGGACAAAACCTTGGAGCTGATGAGTTTGATAACATGTTTAGCTGAGATATCACGTTGGTGCCAGAATTCTTCTATCAAAGGTTTAAAACAAATAGAATACCTAATTTTGTATAGTGATTGTATGATAATTTTATTTTATTTTTTTTGATGAAATTTCAAATTTATTGATCATACTAGAGAGAATATATGTACAAGCCTATGTGGTTACAACTGAATAATGTGAGTAAACAGCCAAACTAAGTATCATGAGCTCCAAACCACCTTTGCATCAGACCTTGCAACCTTGGCCTTAAGTAATAACGCGTAGACGTTATACGGTTACGAACCGTCTTGTCTACCAGTCTAGCAATATGCTCAACCGGCTTTGAAACATGGTTGTGGAGTCTCTCATTCCGTTCTCTCCAAATGTAGTAGACAGTAACCTGCAGCACAAGTCTGAGCAGAATAAATGTAAGCCGATCATAGTGACCTGTCAAGAGTCTCGTGATGGTAGTATCCCAATCAGGATCCGGGTCCATGCCAAATAAGTTTCCTGTAACCTTGAGCCAAAGTGTGAATATGTACGGACAAGCAAAGAATAGATGGTCTCGGGTTTCGTCTGGCTTCCCACAGTAGAGACAATATTGTGCTTGACCCCACTGTGCAGTGCGATGTCCAGTTGATAGCCTGTCTCTTACAGCCAACCACGTGATGAAAGCAAATCTCGGCACTCCTTGCTGAAACCAAATCAGCCTACTCCACATTACTTGATCCTTCTTCTTTCTAATATTACTCCAAGTGTTCTTGGAGTTAAACCTGCTGCTATAGGTGTCGTCTCCATCTCTCCATAACACCCCGTCAGGCACGTTTGCAGTCAAATTTAGTGGGAGCTCTCGAATGTCATAAACTAATATATATATATATATATATATATATATATATGTATTAGTTTAATTTTGTTATGGATGTACCTTGAGGAATATGTTTAAAGATATCAGATCGTATTAGATATACTAGGGGCATTTCCCCCGTGCAAGCGCGGAGTTGTAGACATATTTATTGTTTCATTTCAATATTTGTTAGGGTTATTGTAGCTGTGAATTTTACGTTTTGGGTTGATCATTGTTTTTTAAGTTTTTTATTGTTATAGGGTTAGAGTTGTGATGATGTACTGTGTATGCCCTGTTCTCCACTCATGAAGGAGTAAACTGTGTTAGTAATGTGATTGATATAGTTCGTGTTGTTGTTTGCTGTGTAATGAGAATTATTGTTTGTTTGTCTTTTTAATTTGTTACTTGTACTGTTGAGATTACATAAATTATATTAAGGTTGTTGACTCACCTTTTGTTTCTGGATATTTTTTCACCAGTTTATTTGTGTAAGTTGTGTGTATTAAGTAATAATTTTTTTTATTCTTATTATCTTGGTTATATGTTTTTTTACTTTTAAACTTGTTGTTTTTACCGGACCTTTAAAACAAATATATGAAGACTTGTAGAAATAACTATAAAATGAGTGACAATTAGTATTTCGATATTAATGGGTTTTAAATGAATATATGTATTTCTCATAAGAAGACAATAGCGTTGGCATGTTGACATTGAGCATATAAGCTATTTTTATAAGACAAGAGGAGTGAGCAGGTGGAGATGTTGTTACTGCCTTTGTGTCTGTTGGGATTGTCTCTTGTATCTCCTGGTGTGTGGCTGTGTTTGTTTCTCTTTTATTTAATGGGTAATATGTAAACAAAAATCATTGTTAGTTGTATTTATCAGAGTTTGTAANNNNNNNNNNNNNNNNNNNNNNNNNNNNNNNNNNNNNNNNNNNNNNNNNNNNNNNNNNNNNNNNNNNNNNNNNNNNNNNNNNNNNNNNNNNNNNNNNNNNNNNNNNNNNNNNNNNNNNNNNNNNNNNNNNNNNNNNNNNNNNNNNNNNNNNNNNNNNNNNNNNNNNNNNNNNNNNNNNNNNNNNNNNNNNNNNNNNNNNNNNNNNNNNNNNNNNNNNNNNNNNNNNNNNNNNNNNNNNNNNNNNNTGTTTGGGTTATTGTGNNNNNNNNNNNNNNNNNNNNNNNNNNNNNNNNNNNNNNNNNNNNNNNNNNNNNNNNNNNNNNNNNNNNNNNNNNNNNNNNNNNNNNNNNNNNNNNNNNNNNNNNNNNNNNNNNNNNNNNNNNNNNNNNNNNNNNNNNNNNNNNNNNNNNNNNNNNNNNNNNNNNNNNNNNNNNNNNNNNNNNNNNNNNNNNNNNNNNNNNNNNNNNNNNNNNNNCAGAACGGATTTGTCCAACCACATCTGCGAGTTTAAATATCAGTTATGATATCGAAACATAATATAAACCCAAATGCAATATGATAATATACCTGGAAGTTCTAGGTTTGTGTTCGCAATCACTTGGAAATTGTCGAACAGTCTAGTTATGACTGGAAATTGATCTTAGGAGCTCCCGTGATGACTTCATCATTAATAGTTGGTGAGATGAAACGAATGAGGAATGGATGATCAGTTATCTTGTACATGCTTGAGCACCTAACAACCTCNNNNNNNNNNNNNNNNNNNNNNNNNNNNNNNNNNNNNNNNNNNNNNNNNNNNNNNNNNNNNNNNNNNNNNNNNNNNNNNNNNNNNNNNNNNNNNNNNNNNNNNNNNNNNNNNNNNNNNNNNNNNNNNNNNNNNNNNNAAATTAAATTATGTTAAATAAGTGTAATAGATCGAAGATTAACTTACATTTTCATCAAGGAAGAGAACCGTGATTCCCACAAACTCCCTGTCTTTCTTGAAGTTCAGGAAATCCCATAAGCAGAGGAAGCCAGAGGCTATGCTCTGACTACTACGACCAAGACGGAGAGACTCGAAGGTTGAGTGACGGACACCGGGACGCCAGCTCGAGGAACTGGAGAGGCAGAGAGAAACATTTTCTAGAAGATGGTTAAAGTTAAGAGGAATCAATGAGTTTTGTGGAGATGGAGATTGAGCTCATGAAAGACGAGAATCATACATAGGGTTTATATAGGGGCTACAAATCAGGAACATTTATGATCAAGCAATTTAAGATGTGGACATGAAGAGTTCACCGGTGAAAAAATAGATTACGCACAGACACATGGTGCAACTCTGTAACTCAGACTTGTTTGAGACAGTGAAGAAAAGAACTCAAACTCATGTTAAACGACAACAGTTTACAATATGAGAAAACTATAATTGTTGCAAACTTGAACTTTTTTTCATATAACGTGATGAATCCCATTTAAAAATAAAACCGATAATACACTTGTAGGCTCGACCCTCAGAGTAAGCCGAAGAAGCAAGGGTTTTCCTTTCGGCCTTCATAAATATATATTAGGTTCGACCATCAATGTACAAAGTATCATTTAGCTTAGTGGTATAAATGTTGGTGTTTATATCTCAATAACCCGGGTTCGAGCCATAGACTTGACATTTTTTCACACTTTTTAAAAGTGAGGCCTACAAAACACTGACGTGGCGCACTGAGGAGTGAGAAAAAACGCATCTATTATAATATAGACTAGGGGTATAGCCCCCGCGCAAGCGCGGAGCCGAATAAGTTATTGATCGTTGTGTAGTTTTGTGTACGGGATTTTGTCGTTTATTTTTTTCCACTTTTGTTTTTCGTGTTGTATATAATGGTGATGAACATAACATCTGGAAGTCACACAGTTTGATTAAGTTGATATAAGAATGACCGGCGAATTCATATGCATTATTTTCGTAATGATTTGATCGACCATTAGCGTTATTAGCGCTTTCATGTTCAAAAGATAAAGTTTATGAAGTTGTTTAGTATATGCTTAGGTAGTTTTTAGTATATAAAACAAATAGTGTAAGGAACAAAATATAAAATTTGAATTCAAAAAATTAAACAATTTTATCAAACAATAAATTAAATTATTTTCTTATTTAACCTAAATTAATTTCAAAATATAGAATTGTAATAAACTATTTTTTTTTAAAAGTTAATAACTAGAAAAATTTATAAAATTATACGGTTGCAAAATTATTTATTTTTAGAGTTTTACTCGACTTTGTTAAAAATAGTTTATAGTGGACAAAAAATGTCAGAAATAGGTAAACCAAAAAATACACCACTGACAAATCTTGTATGAGTTAGAACCCGTCGACATTTCATTAATAATCCAAAATCGAAATAAAGTCTCCGAATAGAGAAAACATGCAAGGAAAAAAATATCCAAAGTTTATGATGGAAAACAAAGATAATAGCAGTTTTTAAAAATGCATAGAAAAGACGTTGNNNNNNNNNNNNNNNNNNNNNNNNNNNNNNNNNNNNNNNNNNNNNNNNNNNNNNNNNNNNNNNNNNNNNNNNNNNNNNNNNNNNNNNNNNNNNNNNNNNNNNNNNNNNNNNNNNNNNNNNNNNNNNNNNNNNNNNNNNNNNNNNNNNNNNNNNNNNNNNNNNNNNNNNNNNNNNNNNNNNNNNNNNNNNNNNNNNNNNNNNNNNNNNNNNNNNNNNNNNNNNNNNNNNNNNNNNNNNNNNNNNNNNNNNNNNNNNNNNNNNNNNNNNNNNNNNNNNNNNNNNNNNNNNNNNNNNNNNNNNNNNNNNNNNNNNNNNNNNNNNNNNNNNNNNNNNNNNNNNNNNNNNNNNNNNNNNNNNNNNNNNNNNNNNNNNNNNNNNNNNNNNNNNNNNNNNNNNNNNNNNNNNNNNNNNNNNNNNNNNNNNNNNNNNNNNNNNNNNNNNNNNNNNNNNNNNNNNNNNNNNNNNNNNNNNNNNNNNNNNNNNNNNNNNNNNNNNNNNNNNNNNNNNNNNNNNNNNNNNNNNNNNNNNNNNNNNNNNNNNNNNNNNNNNNNNNNNNNNNNNNNNNNNNNNNNNNNNNNGTACCCAGCCTTGCAGCCTCTGTTAGTCCTAGCAACCAAATAACTTTCCGTTATATCCCATCAGAACAGAGTTTACATCATATTAGTTAATCAGACAACTTCAAAGCGATCAATCAACTTTCACGATCGACCCCCTATCGTAGCGATGGATGGTAGTGATTCACACGAACTGGGATAGAATCGTGGATCTCGGAATTCTGCCCAGAGAAACATACGCTTAAAGTATTAAAACTGATAACTTGAATATTGATTAAACAAATATGGTATATAGTATTCCATAGAAAGTCAAATTGTCAATACCTTTTCCTGGGTACTATGTTCTAGGCGGAGAAAGGTGGCGGGGACAACGACCGATTAAGCAACAACAACACTGGAGGCTGACATCTTCGAAGGTTGGCTAAAAGTTGCGACAGTTCAATTTAGGAGTAATTTGATAAGAGATATGGGTCTCAAGGTTTGTTTGAGGAATTATATATACTGAGACGGATCGTTTCAGAGGTGAAACGGTATCATAACTGATCGTTAGAGATATAGAGAGGTGAAGATGAAAAGTTTCAGAATTTTTTTTTGATAAGCTAAAAAGGTAACACTTCGGTTTATCGGTGGAGACATAGTACTATAAAAATCCTAGATACATACAAAAGAGATTTAGCCCACTTATAATTTTTATTGGGCCAAAATGCGGATTTTACTAAATAGGTTTCGATGATCAAAGTTACACGTGAGTATTGAAACATTACAGTTATGTGTGGGATCCACTATAAGAAATCCTTCATAAATATATATTAGTTTCGGTAATCAATGTACAAAGTATCCTTTAGTTTAATGGTATAAATGTTGGTGTTTATATCACAGTAATCCGGGTTCGAGCCACATATTTGACATTTTTCACACTTTTTAAAAGTGAGGTGCACTTACCAGCTGACGTGTCGCATCAGGAGTGATGAAATTGGCTCATTATAATGTAGATTCCAAACTATTTTTTTGTTACTATTGTAAATAGGTACCCGTTCGGGTTCGGATCGGGTATTTCGGATTTTCGGGTATTTCGGTATAGAGCTGTAGAACCCGTTCGGGTATTTCTGTACTTCGGATCGGGTTCGGGTATTTTTAGTTCGGATTCGGTTATTTCGGATCGGGTTTAGATATTTAGATTTTGAAAAAAAAAATTAAAATTTTCATTTCTCAAATTTCTTGTATTTAAAAATATAACTTTCACTTAACTATTTTTTTATTTTTAATAGATTCAATGGTTAATAGATTTGGACAGAATATTTTGAAACTAAAAAGACATTAATTTGGTTAATGTTTTTAAATTTTGGATGTAACTTTTTGTTAATTCTTGAAATAAAAAGTTTGACATGCATTTTTAAGTGAGTAGCAAATCATTTTCTCCGTAATTATATGTATATCATATGAACTTAAAATATGTGTAGTATCAATATAAATATTTTATATAAAATGAGAGATGTAAACTAGAAATATAAGGTTAATTATACATATGTTCGGTTATCTTCGGATATCCATTCGGGTTCGGATATTACCCGTTCGGGTTCGGATATCCAATTTCTCTTAATTCAATACCCGTTCGGATATTTTGCTATTTCGGTTCTGATTTCGGTTCGGGTTTTTTGGATCGGGTTCGGGTGCCGCTTCGGATATCGGATAAAGTGTCCACCCCTAATTGTAAATATCTAAGACTTAAATCAAATATTTCTTTGGGAAAAAATTAAGATATTTTAACAACCTAATTAAAATATTTTTTTAGTTTAAAATGTTAAGATGTAGAGACATTAATATTCATTCCTACAAATAAGATCACCGTGATTTGTTTTCTATAAATAAGATCAATGTAACGTATCTGATATAAATGAGCCTTGAATTATCTCTTCCTTTAATTAAAATCTTACCATATACTAAATTATAGGACAAGTTGTTATTGATATTTAGATTGCAGTTGTATTAAATATATTATATAGTATTTTTATAAAAAAAATTGTCTAGAAATAAGTTGAAATTTATCTAGAAATAAGTTGAATCCAACTGCGTTTTTATTTTAATAGTATTGATCTGGGTATTGATACAAATGCGTCCGAGAGTAGCCTATCAACTACAAGTAGTTATGGAGAGAACAAACTTATAAAAGAGCTTCTTCTCACAAACTCTAAGTCACTACCAGCAACAAAAATATTGCAAGTTCAAGAACAACAACATGAATAATATAAGAAAGAGCAAACATAATGGGTACATCATTCTGACAACGTCAATTAATTTGGTAATTGTACATTTATGTTTCTCTAAATAGGTCGAGATTACTAAACACATGCATAGTTAAGTTTATGCATATTAAGAAATCTGTTGTACTATTTTGATTCGACAGCCTATTGTATATTTCTCATTAAACTTTGAGACTTTTAGCTAAATTTATAAATGATGTACAAACATAAGTAGAGCTGCAGGGTATAACTAAATTTCATAATTTATGAAAATGAACTTGCATATAATATTTTTTCTTAAATTTAAAAGCACTTAAAAGGGAAATTGGGTTTATGTAACTATATGTTCCCAAGTATTGAATTTGGGCCATAAAGTAAAGTAAAGTAAAGCTCTACTTTTATGTCCTAAATATGAACCGCTGAATTGTAAATACTTAACAATCAACGACTGAGAGTTTTGAAAGAATCCATTGTTTATAAAAAAAAGTGTATCAATCTTAAACAAGAACATAGTCCACGTTAGATAAAGAGCTGTTTGGTCTAAAGGTTGAATTGATTTTGTTGTTGGTTGAAAGTTTAATAATGTTTCTGTAGGTGTTATAGCATGGACACGAGGGAATCACTATGAGACTTGATCAGCGAACCTACCAAAAGATCTTTCCCCAAGAGATGGTGACTTGGTTCCCGAACAAGGAAGAGACATTTTTGAAGGCAACAAAACCACAGGTGATGTGCTGATGGAACCCTCAGAGCTTATGGAGATGCTAATGAACACAATAATATTAGCTAGCTTCTTTGAGTCGCATCCATAATTATCAGATTTGGTGATGATGTTGATATTAGGCCGTCTGTGTAAACTTAAACAGTTTATTTAAGTAATGACAATTTCATGAGTTAACATACGTTCTTTTATTTATGGTTTATTAGAAAAGTTATTTTAGATTTGTCATTTGATCGTTTTTCCTTGTTTACACCCACTTTCTTAATTTGTTTTTCCATGTTTATTTACGTGTTTTTTTTTTCTTATTTGTGTGTATGAGAAGTGGAAGAACTTCTTCCCGTCCATTGTTATTGATGCGGAAGGTGGCTCAGTTGCTTTTCCTCATGGAAGAATTAATGTACCGGATACATTACATAGAGATTGAATACTTGTATGGTCTTTTATTTTTTACTAACTTACTTGTCTATATATACATGTTGAAGCTAGTTTGCACCTTCTTTCACCCTTTGGATGCTGTGAGGGAAACAACATTTATGAGAACCTCCTGCCCCTAAAACAATCAACGGCTGAGAGTTTTTTAAGTGTCAACGGTTCAGATTTAGGACAGAAAATCAGAGCTTTACTTTACTTTCTCGCCTAAATTCAAATACTTTACCCAACATATAGTTTTGGTATCATAAACCCAATTGCCCTTTTAAGAGCTTTTAAATTTAAGAAAAAATATATTATATCCAAATTCATTTACAGAATTTATGAAATTTAGTTATATCATGCATCTTTTTTTTTAACACTGAATATATCATAATATTGAGGTCCAAAAAGACAAGTTTGGGAGCACCCCTGAGTTATAACACGAAGAAATAGAGAAGACAGAGAAACTAAAAAAAAAAAAAAGAAGAAAAAGGGAGGAGGTACCAGTAGGTACTTATAAGAGCTTAATGCTCAATACTATCAGAAAAGGTTATGAAGGACTTGAGGCAGAAGCCAGTAACCTTAGATCCCTTTATCTTTACCGCACCAGAAGACATGTGTTTGACGCATCCTCTTGTAACATCTGATGGAGCCAACGGGGACCTCCTGAGGCGACATACGATTGTGTACGTATACCGACCACGACGCTCTCTGCTATAGACTTAGCAACTCTGTTTTTAAGGTCGGAAACATGAGAGATCGTCCATTTTTCAAAGCGATGTAGAAGCTCCAGTATCTTCAGAATCAGAGGTGAGAGCTCAGGAAACCTGAGAGGATTCAACAAAGCTTGGCGTACTTCAATAGATGAGGCTTCAAACAGTATTTTCTTGTAACGCAAGTCACCCATTGCTTGAACAGCCCATAGTAANNNNNNNNNNNNNNNNNNNNNNNNNNNNNNNNNNNNNNNNNNNNNNNNNNNNNNNNNNNNNNNNNNNNNNNNNNNNNNNNNNNNNNNNNNNNNNNNNNNNNNNNNNNNNNNNNNNNNNNNNNNNNNNNNNNNNNNNNNNNNNNNNNNNNNNNNNNNNNNNNNNNNNNNNNNNNNNNNNNNNNNNNNNNNNNNNNNNNNNNNNNNNNNNNNNNNNNNNNNNNNNNNNNNNNNNNNNNNNNNNNNNNNNNNNNNNNNNNNNNNNNNNNNNNNNNNNNNNNNNNNNNNNNNNNNNNNNNNNNNNNNNNNNNNNNNNNNNNNNNNNNNNNNNNNNNNNNNNNNNNNNNNNNNNNNNNNNNNNNNNNNNNNNNNNNNNNNNNNNNNNNNNNNNNNNNNNNNNNNNNNNNNNNNNNNNNNNNNNNNNNNNNNNNNNNNNNNNNNNNNNNNNNNNNNNNNNNNNNNNNNNNNNNNNNNNNNNNNNNNNNNNNNNNNNNNNNNNNNNNNNNNNNNNNNNNNNNNNNNNNNNNNNNNNNNNNNNNNNNNNNNNNNNNNNNNNNNNNNNNNNNNNNNNNNNNNNCTTGAGTTTCCAAATGCTCTTTCATGCATCTACTAACGTTTATACATCATTTATAAATGTAGCTAAAAGTCTCAAAGTTTAATGACAAACATACATTAGGCTATCAAATCAAAATACAACAGATTTTTTTTTTATTGTAAAATTTATCCAATCAAAACATTTTTACATCAAGTGCTATTGTTTTTGACGTTTACATAATCAAAAATCTATAAGTAAAGAAGAGAATCCCGCATTTGTGCTTCATGTTCTTGTCTCAAACCATTTGCTCAGCCCTTCCTCTAGATATCTCTTGCCTTTACCTTTCACAAGTAGCAACTTCAAGCAGATCAACTTATCAACTATTTTTGTAATTGTTATCTCATCTTTTGGCTGTTCTCCATGCCGACGATCATTCCGCTCTCTCCATATACTATGTGCCAAAGCTTTTATGTATGTGTTTTATGCAACAAATTTTTTCACTACACATAAACTTAACTATGCATGTGTTTAGTAAATCTGAACCTGTTTAGAGAATCATGCCTACAATTTACAAAATTTATTAACGTTTTCAGAATGATGTATCCATTATGTTGGTTCAATAGCAAAGACAAGGTTGGTTTTCTTTTAAAAACAATCATGGCCTTATTTCTGTACTCTCAACTCATTCACCTTTTGAGTTGTGTCTTTATAAACTCCAATATCTACCACTGTACTAACATGCAGTCACATTTGGGAGTTCAGACTACGACAAAATCAATGAAGATGCCCCTACTCACACGTTAAATGCAAAAACCATCAAAATAATATCGGAAAAGAAAGCGAAAAAGGCATACAATGTTCAAAAATAACGATAGTACTAATGGTACAACCAAGTCTCCTATTTCTCCTACTTAATGGTATGCTGAAAACAAAATGAACATATACATCATAATATTCAAATATTGCAATGCATCAAGAGTATCGTAGAAAACAAAATAGCAAAGTGTCCTTGTTACCCACTCCTTAAGGTCTTGTTTGGGTCTTGTTTCTTGATGGATATCGTCCACAGAAGATCTGAATCCGACTCGACTGTGATTTTCTCCCCTTTAACCAGATTAGATGTACTTACTAATCCACCAAACCTCATCTCAGTGTCGGCTTTGAGACGATAAAACATGTATAAACCATAGTTAGATCCATATGGATACTAACGATGCTTTTAAGACAATGATAAAACAGAGCGATTTGATGCTAAAATATTGCAGGATGTTACTTACTGAGATCCCATTGAAGGCCTGTGGTTGTAGTTTTGGCAGATGGAGCACCGATAGGGATGAGTCCACAGTGAGGTCCTAGGAGAGAAGGCTGAATATGAATCTCATGTCGATGAATCTTTGGAAGGAGTTGGATGAGGCAATCATCAGATAAGAGAGTTATCTTTGTATCTGGATATCGATACAAGACGTTGAGATTACCGGCTTCATGATCAAATCTTCCCCCGAGTGCCCCTGTAGCAAGAATCTGGAGCTAGCAGAATAAAGAAAGCAAAAAAAGTTAAAAAAAAACATATACACACAACACCAAAAAACAGAGGTTTTCTCGGCTATGAAAGATTACTGAGATCAATGAGATGCTAACTTACTTTGCTGCTCTCTTGATTCAAAGGAGAGTCACGGATAAACAAGATGCATTTATCAAGATCAGTGGTATCTTGATCATGAGATTCATCTATAACTTTAGTTCCCTGAGAGAAAAAGGTAAACACCAAGAGTAGAGAACAGTCAAAAAGCAGAGAAGCCAAGTTGAATTGAATCTCACAAGGACACCATATAATGGGATTCTTATAAAACACACAAGAGAAAGCTTACCAAGCTTAGATAAAAGTGGAGGACATCTGGGCGAATAGAGTCCATATCTCCTTTGATAACATCTGGCTTATACCTAAAGACATTCCCACACATTCTCAGAACTATGTTTCTAAATAGGACCAAAAAAAAGAAAAAAACAGAACCACTTTTGGTTTCCAGTTTCAAGAAAAAAATATGTTTACTTAAATCTTTCTCCTTGTGTATATATTCATTTATCAGATCATAAGAAGACAGAAAAGGCTCTTCTTCATTAGCTTCAGGGGAGACCAATAAACCAAAGTTCTTTTCCTTTGAATTAATCTCACTAAAGTCTCATAATTTGAAGAATTATTTCAGAAATCATAGGGATTAAGCTGTGAAAGCAACAAAGGGGACCTGTTACGAATGAGGAGAGCGTCTTCACGAG
Proteins encoded:
- the LOC106308344 gene encoding uncharacterized protein LOC106308344, whose protein sequence is MWSRLIWFQQGVPRFAFITWLAVRDRLSTGHRTAQWGQAQYCLYCGKPDETRDHLFFACPYIFTLWLKVTGNLFGMDPDPDWDTTITRLLTGHYDRLTFILLRLVLQVTVYYIWRERNERLHNHVSKPVEHIARLVDKTVRNRITSTRYYLRPRLQGLMQRWFGAHDT
- the LOC106310006 gene encoding thiamine pyrophosphokinase 1 isoform X2, yielding MEVMSHSSSFLLPADEASAKRYALIVLNQNLPRFTPLLWEHAKLRLCADGGANRIYDELPLFFPREDALLIRNRYKPDVIKGDMDSIRPDVLHFYLSLGTKVIDESHDQDTTDLDKCILFIRDSPLNQESSKILATGALGGRFDHEAGNLNVLYRYPDTKITLLSDDCLIQLLPKIHRHEIHIQPSLLGPHCGLIPIGAPSAKTTTTGLQWDLTDTEMRFGGLVSTSNLVKGEKITVESDSDLLWTISIKKQDPNKTLRSG
- the LOC106310006 gene encoding thiamine pyrophosphokinase 1 isoform X1; amino-acid sequence: MEVMSHSSSFLLPADEASAKRYALIVLNQNLPRFTPLLWEHAKLRLCADGGANRIYDELPLFFPREDALLIRNRYKPDVIKGDMDSIRPDVLHFYLSLGTKVIDESHDQDTTDLDKCILFIRDSPLNQESSKLQILATGALGGRFDHEAGNLNVLYRYPDTKITLLSDDCLIQLLPKIHRHEIHIQPSLLGPHCGLIPIGAPSAKTTTTGLQWDLTDTEMRFGGLVSTSNLVKGEKITVESDSDLLWTISIKKQDPNKTLRSG